A region from the Macrobrachium nipponense isolate FS-2020 chromosome 47, ASM1510439v2, whole genome shotgun sequence genome encodes:
- the LOC135204902 gene encoding tigger transposable element-derived protein 1-like gives MSKDNDSNDPPDITYYSEVEAELGNKYDGYLSSEEIDIKEEPIEPMEEPSNREGMAPKRKVDSADGSASKKRKTVPLDMILEIFMLSEKGESNVSISRALDIGHMTVTFILKNKKSILEQVKITAPERVKSAAPEQVKSVVRRTPYKKKSIHEHVKSAAPERVKSVVRRTPYKKKSIHEQVKSAAPECVESVVHRTASKMMLDTVELERSLLFWLKDQNQRRMPLSLGAIKEKGRRLHEALESEREKGSTSGQFVVKSDWFNHFMARARLQNLKVPVEAARADEEAAKYFPIWLAEIIREGGYLPEQVFNVDDTGLFWKRMPSRMFVSKEEKSAPGHKVSRERLTLLLGGNASGDLKLKPLLVYLAENPRAFKGILKSQLPVIWKSNQKAWVTLCIFEDWFTNHFVPTVKEYCIQKNLPFKALLVLDNAPGHPSQLDYMHPNVKVVYFPPNTASILQPVDQGVMAFFKAYYLQRMMNNAFEAIGRNKELTFKEFWKSYNILEAVKNIAGAWDEVQQTSMNGAWKKLCPQFVNDFIGFEDLETHESVTNNIVAISKVLCLEVNAHDVKELLESHAEEFSEEDLIQLGKQMTEEEEEAPVPEPRLLIDKDLSKAFFHVEKAIALFQAADPNMERHTKILRRVMDKLTFYRETFEEEKKKKTLQSSLDCFSNKQSPTSSAFPNLEVSVVLPNPNFQYIMLVQEGTVIAYQNEPFS, from the exons ATGAGCAAGGACAACGATAGTAATGACCCTCCTGATATAACATATTATTCAG AGGTTGAAGCAGAACTTGGAAATAAGTATGATGGTTATTTGAGTAGTGAGGAAATTGATATAAAGGAAGAGCCAATTGAGCCAATGGAGGAGCCATCCAATAGAGAAGGTATGGCTCCAAAACGTAAGGTTGATTCAGCCGATGGCAGCGcatcaaagaaaaggaaaaccgtCCCATTGGACATGATATTAGAAATATTTATGCTTTCAGAGAAGGGAGAATCCAACGTGAGCATCAGTCGTGCGCTGGACATTGGTCATATGACGGTTACATTTATACTAAAGAATAAGAAGAGTATCCTTGAACAGGTCAAAATTACTGCACCTGAACGGGTCAAAAGTGCTGCACCTGAACAGGTCAAAAGTGTTGTTCGTAGAACGCCCTATAAAAAGAAGAGTATACATGAACATGTCAAAAGTGCTGCACCTGAACGGGTCAAAAGTGTTGTTCGTAGAACGCCCTATAAAAAGAAGAGTATACATGAACAGGTCAAAAGTGCTGCACCTGAATGTGTCGAAAGTGTTGTGCATAGAACGGCCAGTAAAATGATGCTGGACACTGTTGAGTTAGAAAGGTCATTGTTGTTCTGGCTTAAAGATCAGAACCAGCGGCGTATGCCATTAAGCCTTGGTGCAATTAAAGAGAAGGGTAGAAGGTTACATGAGGCATTAGAAAGTGAAAGGGAGAAAGGGAGTACAAGTGGACAGTTTGTGGTGAAGAGTGATTGGTTTAACCATTTCATGGCTCGTGCTAGATTGCAAAATCTTAAGGTGCCAGTTGAAGCTGCTCGTGCTGATGAGGAAGCAGCAAAATATTTTCCTATTTGGTTGGCTGAGATAATTAGGGAGGGGGGTTACTTACCGGAGCAAGTGTTTAATGTGGATGATACAGGCTtattttggaagcgtatgcctagtCGTATGTTTgtctccaaggaggagaagtcggCACCGGGTCATAAAGTCAGTAGGGAAAGACTGACTTTACTTCTCGGTGGTAATGCTAGTGGTGACTTAAAACTTAAGCCTTTGTTAGTGTATTTGGCTGAGAATCCAAGGGCATTCAAGGGAATTTTGAAGAGTCAACTCCCCGTCATTTGGAAGTCTAATCAGAAGGCTTGGGTTACACTTTGTATCTTTGAAGACTGGTTTACAAATCACTTTGTGCCAACAGTGAAGGAATATTGTATTCAGAAGAATCTGCCTTTTAAGGCTTTGCTTGTGTTGGataatgcccctggacacccttcACAATTGGAttacatgcatcctaatgtgaaggtagTTTACTTTCCCCCAAATACTGCTTCCATTTTGCAACCAGTGGACCAGGGTGTCATGGCCTTCTTCAAGGCCTATTACCTCCAAAGGATGATGAACAATGCCTTTGAGGCCATTGGAAGAAACAAGGAGTTGACTTTCAAGGAATTTTGGAAGTCATACAACATTTTAGAAGCTGTGAAGAACATTGCAGGTGCTTGGGACGAGGTACAGCAGACCAGTAtgaatggggcctggaagaaactgtgtccgcAGTTTGTGAATGACTTTATAGGATTTGAGGACTTAGAGACTCATGAAAGTGTCACCAACAATATTGTTGCAATTAGTAAGGTGCTATGTTTGGAGGTGAATGCTCACGATGTCAAGGAACTGCTGGAATCACATGCAGAGGAGTTTTCTGAAGAGGACCTCATTCAGTTGGGGAAACAGAtgactgaggaggaggaagaggcaccAGTCCCAGAACCCAGGTTATTAATTGATAAGGATTTGTCAAAGGCGTTTTTCCATGTAGAGAAAGCGATAGCATTGTTTCAGGCTGCGGACCCCAACATGGAAAGGCACACCAAGATACTTAGAAGGGTCATGGATAAGCTCACGTTTTATAGGGAGACTTtcgaagaggaaaagaagaaaaaaactctccAGTCTAGCCTTGATTGTTTTTCCAACAAGCAGTCTCCAACATCATCTGCCTTTCCTAACCTAG aAGTGAGCGTCGTCCTGCCCAACCCTAACTTCCAGTACATCATGTTAGTTCAAGAAGGAACTGTCATCGCCTACCAGAATGAGCCTTTCTCTTAA